A genomic region of Stigmatopora nigra isolate UIUO_SnigA chromosome 16, RoL_Snig_1.1, whole genome shotgun sequence contains the following coding sequences:
- the pabpn1 gene encoding polyadenylate-binding protein 2 isoform X2 produces the protein MAEFGNGLADESLLDSDPGHAELEDTVVGDEEPGLEEGESAIEDPELEAIKARVREMEEEAEKLKELQNEVEKQMNLSPPPVGPVIMSFEEKMEADGRSIYVGNVDYGATAEELEAHFHGCGSVNRVTILCDKYTGHPKGFAYIEFADKESVRTAMALDESLFRGRQIKVGAKRTNRPGISTTDRGFSRARFRSRGGNFSSRARYYSGYTPRGRGRAFRGRGRTSWYSPY, from the exons ATGGCGGAGTTCGGCAACGGTTTGGCGGATGAATCGCTACTAGATTCCGACCCTGGGCACGCGGAACTGGAAGACACGGTCGTGGGCGACGAGGAGCCGGGCTTGGAAGAGGGAGAATCGGCAATTGAAGATCCC GAGCTGGAAGCTATCAAAGCCCGGGTGAGAGAGATGGAGGAAGAGGCAGAAAAACTGAAGGAACTGCAGAATGAGGTGGAGAAACAAATGAATCTAAGCCCCCCTCCAG TCGGCCCAGTCATCATGtcgtttgaagaaaaaatggaggCTGATGGCAGATCTATATATGTCGGAAAT gTGGACTATGGTGCGACTGCAGAGGAGCTTGAGGCACACTTTCATGGCTGTGGTTCTGTAAATAGAGTCACCATTCTGTGTGACAAATACACGGGGCATCCCAAAGG GTTTGCTTATATAGAATTTGCAGACAAGGAGTCAGTAAGGACAGCCATGGCTTTGGATGAGTCTCTTTTTAGAGGAAGACAGATAAAG GTTGGTGCGAAGAGAACAAACAGACCGGGCATCAGCACCACAGATCGTGGTTTTTCTCGGGCCAGATTTCGATCACGCGGGGGAAACTTCTCATCACGCGCTCGCTACTACAGCGGCTATACACCAAGAGGTAGAGGACGGGCCTTCAG
- the c16h8orf89 gene encoding putative uncharacterized protein C8orf89 homolog isoform X1: MTLPTPEIFQRKGRPNFDHLGIETSCRPSQTCDLLQMGAPSRRPPFRTAPTLASIQSLNGGVIQKKNVTPPLRCGHAHQEGDKQPTGLSDMLLSSHLQRRPFTFSYSERCKPKLSPKTFLPSTFFLRGLTTYPVQNCKTSRAKVNYTSYNLLNLKSQSYPDPLMGASRFFLQRITELLSLECETAKQEKLRKIRISRKATAS; encoded by the exons ATGACGTTGCCAACCCCGGAAATTTTCCAACGGAAGGGAAGACCTAATTTTGACCATCTTGGCATTGAAACTAGCTGTCGTCCATCTCAGACGTGCGACTTGTTACAAATGGGAGCCCCATCGAGGCGACCACCTTTTAGAACAGCACCGACGTTAGCATCGATTCAATCTTTAAATG gTGGTGTAATACAGAAGAAAAATGTCACCCCTCCACTGAGATGTGGCCATGCACACCAAGAAGGGGATAAGCAGCCCACTGGCCTTTCTGACATGCTTTTGTCCAGCCATCTGCAGAGAAGACCCTTCACTTTTAG CTACTCTGAGAGATGCAAACCCAAACTGAGTCCAAAGACATTTTTACCTTCCACATTTTTTCTTCGAGGCTTGACCACTTACCCGGTGCAGAACTGCAAAACCAGCAG GGCCAAAGTGAATTATACATCATACAATCTGCTAAATCTGAAAA GTCAGTCTTACCCAGACCCATTGATGGGGGCTTCACGCTTCTTTCTTCAAAGGATAACTGAGTTATTGAGCTTGGAGTGCGAGACAGCCAAGCAGGAAAAGCTCAGGAAAATCAGGATATCCAGAAAAGCAACAGCATCATGA
- the c16h8orf89 gene encoding putative uncharacterized protein C8orf89 homolog isoform X2, translating to MLNIALTRTFNLANIIVAFLSFNTRWRLSSHLGGVIQKKNVTPPLRCGHAHQEGDKQPTGLSDMLLSSHLQRRPFTFSYSERCKPKLSPKTFLPSTFFLRGLTTYPVQNCKTSRAKVNYTSYNLLNLKSQSYPDPLMGASRFFLQRITELLSLECETAKQEKLRKIRISRKATAS from the exons ATGTTGAATATAGCCCTCACAAGAACCTTCAATTTAGCCAACATCATTGTTGCATTTCTCAGCTTCAACACCAGATGGAGGTTGTCATCCCATCTAG gTGGTGTAATACAGAAGAAAAATGTCACCCCTCCACTGAGATGTGGCCATGCACACCAAGAAGGGGATAAGCAGCCCACTGGCCTTTCTGACATGCTTTTGTCCAGCCATCTGCAGAGAAGACCCTTCACTTTTAG CTACTCTGAGAGATGCAAACCCAAACTGAGTCCAAAGACATTTTTACCTTCCACATTTTTTCTTCGAGGCTTGACCACTTACCCGGTGCAGAACTGCAAAACCAGCAG GGCCAAAGTGAATTATACATCATACAATCTGCTAAATCTGAAAA GTCAGTCTTACCCAGACCCATTGATGGGGGCTTCACGCTTCTTTCTTCAAAGGATAACTGAGTTATTGAGCTTGGAGTGCGAGACAGCCAAGCAGGAAAAGCTCAGGAAAATCAGGATATCCAGAAAAGCAACAGCATCATGA
- the c16h8orf89 gene encoding putative uncharacterized protein C8orf89 homolog isoform X3 has translation MTLPTPEIFQRKGRPNFDHLGIETSCRPSQTCDLLQMGAPSRRPPFRTAPTLASIQSLNGGVIQKKNVTPPLRCGHAHQEGDKQPTGLSDMLLSSHLQRRPFTFSYSERCKPKLSPKTFLPSTFFLRGLTTYPVQNCKTSRAKVNYTSYNLLNLKSKHVLVSLTQTH, from the exons ATGACGTTGCCAACCCCGGAAATTTTCCAACGGAAGGGAAGACCTAATTTTGACCATCTTGGCATTGAAACTAGCTGTCGTCCATCTCAGACGTGCGACTTGTTACAAATGGGAGCCCCATCGAGGCGACCACCTTTTAGAACAGCACCGACGTTAGCATCGATTCAATCTTTAAATG gTGGTGTAATACAGAAGAAAAATGTCACCCCTCCACTGAGATGTGGCCATGCACACCAAGAAGGGGATAAGCAGCCCACTGGCCTTTCTGACATGCTTTTGTCCAGCCATCTGCAGAGAAGACCCTTCACTTTTAG CTACTCTGAGAGATGCAAACCCAAACTGAGTCCAAAGACATTTTTACCTTCCACATTTTTTCTTCGAGGCTTGACCACTTACCCGGTGCAGAACTGCAAAACCAGCAG GGCCAAAGTGAATTATACATCATACAATCTGCTAAATCTGAAAAGTAAGCATGTACTC GTCAGTCTTACCCAGACCCATTGA
- the rpl7 gene encoding large ribosomal subunit protein uL30 translates to MADAETKNVPGQKPPVEKAPVEKAPVKKAPVKKAPGQKAPGKKAPVIKGSAKKTPGKRPSGRKTTGKRSEVKKIPSVPESLMKRRKAHALLKARRVKKLADEKRARKVERKVIYKRAEKYHKEYRTMERREIRLARTARKVGNYYVPAEPKLAFVIRIRGINGVSPKVRKVLQLMRLRQIFNGVFVKLNKASINMLRIAEPYIAWGYPNLKSVRELIYKRGFGKIRKQRIALTDNILVKQSLGKYGMICMEDLIHEIYTVGKNFKSANNFLWPFKLSSPRGGMNKKTTHFVEGGDAGNREDQINRMIRRMN, encoded by the exons ATGGCGGACGCAGA GACTAAAAATGTTCCGGGACAAAAACCTCCGGTGGAAAAAGCACCGGTGGAGAAAGCTCCGGTGAAAAAAGCTCCGGTGAAAAAGGCTCCAGGACAAAAGGCACCGGGGAAAAAAGCCCCTGTAATAAAAGGTTCGGCTAAAAAAACTCCAGGAAAAAGGCCTTCGGGAAGAAAAACTACAGGAAAAAGATCTGAGGTGAAGAAGATTCCTTCGGTCCCTGAGAGTCTTATGAAAAGGCGAAAGGCCCATGCCCTCTTGAAGGCCCGTCGTGTCAAGAAATTGGCAGATGAAAAAAGG GCCCGTAAAGTTGAGAGAAAGGTCATCTACAAGAGAGCCGAAAAGTACCACAAGGAGTACAGAACGATGGAGAGACGTGAGATTCGTCTTGCAAGAACTGCCCGCAAAGTGGGAAACTACTATGTGCCAGCAGAGCCCAAATTGGCATTTGTCATCCGCATCAGGGG TATCAATGGAGTCAGCCCGAAGGTCCGCAAAGTTCTGCAGTTGATGCGTCTCCGCCAAATCTTCAACGGAGTCTTTGTTAAGCTTAACAAGGCTTCCATCAACATGCTGCGAATTGCAGAACCTTACATTGCTTGGGG aTATCCCAACCTGAAATCCGTGCGAGAGCTCATCTACAAGCGTGGGTTTGGCAAGATCAGGAAGCAGCGTATTGCCCTCACAGACAACATTCTGGTGAAGCAAAGCCTTG GCAAATATGGCATGATCTGCATGGAGGACCTCATTCATGAGATTTACACCGTTGGCAAGAACTTCAAGTCCGCCAACAACTTCCTCTGGCCTTTCAAGCTCTCGTCTCCTCGAGGTGGCATGAACAAGAAGACGACTCACTTTGTGGAGGGAGGCGATGCTGGCAACAGAGAGGATCAGATCAACAGAATGATCCGAAGGATGAACTAG
- the LOC144209800 gene encoding retinol dehydrogenase 10-A, giving the protein MMIIIAEFFVVILKVLWAFVTAGTKWVVRPKEKSVAGQVCVITGAGSGLGRLFAKEFARRRAILVLWDINSQSNEETAEMVRQIYHEVDTPTSKDGGVEEVSPFQPQVYTYVCDVGKRESVYSTAEKVRREVGEVDILINNAGVVSGHHLLECPDELIERTMVVNCHAHFWTTKAFLPKMLELNHGHIVTVASSLGLFSTAGVEDYCASKFGAIGFHESLSHELKASEKDGINMTLVCPYLVDTGMFKGCRIRQEIEPFLPPLKPEFCVKQAMRAILTDQPMICTPRIVYMVNFMKSILPFEAIVCMYRFLGADKCMYPFLAQRKEAMNNNEAKNGI; this is encoded by the exons ATGATGATCATTATAGCGGAGTTTTTCGTAGTCATCCTAAAGGTACTGTGGGCTTTTGTAACAGCCGGTACAAAGTGGGTGGTGCGGCCCAAGGAGAAGAGCGTTGCCGGACAGGTGTGCGTGATCACCGGGGCTGGAAGTGGCCTCGGGCGGCTCTTCGCCAAGGAGTTCGCCCGGCGGAGAGCCATCCTGGTGCTGTGGGACATTAACAGCCAAAGCAATGAAGAGACAGCAGAGATGGTGCGGCAAATTTACCACGAAGTGGACACGCCGACCTCCAAAGACG GTGGTGTGGAAGAAGTGTCCCCATTCCAGCCCCAAGTGTACACGTATGTGTGCGACGTGGGCAAACGCGAAAGCGTGTACTCTACTGCTGAAAAGGTGCGTCGAGAGGTGGGCGAGGTGGACATACTCATCAATAACGCCGGCGTGGTATCGGGCCACCACCTCCTGGAGTGTCCCGATGAATTGATTGAGCGTACCATGGTGGTCAACTGCCACGCACATTTCTGG ACCACCAAGGCGTTTCTCCCCAAGATGTTGGAGTTGAACCATGGCCACATTGTGACAGTTGCCAGCTCCTTGGGTTTGTTCAGCACAGCTGGAGTAGAG gaTTACTGTGCCAGTAAATTTGGCGCTATCGGCTTCCACGAGTCTCTGAGCCACGAGTTAAAGGCTTCGGAAAAGGACGGCATTAATATGACCCTGGTGTGTCCTTACCTGGTGGACACTGGCATGTTCAAAGGCTGCAGAATAAGGCAa GAGATCGAACCATTTCTGCCACCATTGAAGCCCGAGTTTTGCGTCAAGCAGGCCATGCGTGCTATTCTCACAGACCAGCCAATGATCTGCACGCCTCGCATCGTCTATATGGTCAACTTTATGAAAAG CATCCTGCCTTTTGAGGCCATCGTGTGCATGTACCGTTTCCTCGGAGCCGACAAGTGCATGTATCCCTTCCTGGCACAGCGAAAGGAAGCCATGAACAACAACGAGGCCAAGAACGGGATCTAG